In Phycisphaerae bacterium, one genomic interval encodes:
- the glnA gene encoding type I glutamate--ammonia ligase: MFASAADALKYIKDNQIAMVDLKIVGMAGQWLHLTIPARQFTQKHFEEGVGYDGSSGAGFSTVESGDVNALPQPETGFPDPFWQEPTLSFLCDTVTADTHEPASHDPRTIARRAVAYMRSTGIADEALMGPEFEFHILDRVDVTHEPFHTEISIQCSEIEPNGATPAIPHKGGYFRVPPSEHFHDLRSEIALALEGMGVAVRYHHHEVGAPGQCEIEVNLAPLVQAADQALMIKYVIKNIARKHGRIATFMPKPIFGEAGNGMHVHQRLTKGGRPLFYDNNGKRYANLSELALQYISGLLKHGAALTGLTNPSTNSYKRLVEGYEAPVNLFFSLANRSAAIRVPKYAVSPDEKRIEYRPPDFTCNVYLALAAMLLAGLDGIQRKLDPAAHNFGPFDVDIAKQSREFRSRLTMVPRALADALTALEADHEFLLQGGTFSKDFVQGWVETKRVTEVVPMAIRPHPYEYQLYLDA; encoded by the coding sequence GTGTTCGCATCTGCCGCTGACGCGCTTAAGTACATTAAAGACAATCAGATAGCGATGGTGGACCTGAAGATCGTGGGAATGGCGGGCCAGTGGTTGCATTTGACCATCCCGGCGCGCCAATTCACGCAGAAGCACTTCGAGGAGGGCGTCGGGTACGACGGCTCGTCCGGGGCCGGCTTCAGCACGGTCGAAAGCGGCGATGTCAACGCCCTGCCCCAGCCTGAGACGGGGTTCCCCGACCCGTTCTGGCAGGAGCCCACGCTGAGCTTCCTGTGCGACACCGTCACGGCGGACACGCACGAGCCGGCGTCTCATGACCCGCGCACCATCGCGCGGCGGGCCGTGGCGTACATGCGTTCGACCGGCATCGCGGACGAGGCGCTGATGGGGCCGGAGTTCGAGTTCCACATCCTCGATCGCGTGGACGTGACGCACGAGCCATTTCACACCGAGATCAGCATTCAGTGCTCCGAAATCGAGCCAAACGGGGCGACGCCGGCGATTCCGCACAAGGGCGGCTACTTCCGCGTGCCCCCGAGCGAGCATTTTCACGATCTGCGGTCGGAGATCGCGCTGGCGCTGGAGGGGATGGGCGTGGCGGTGCGCTATCACCACCACGAGGTCGGGGCGCCGGGGCAGTGCGAGATCGAAGTGAACCTGGCGCCGCTGGTGCAGGCCGCGGACCAGGCGCTGATGATCAAGTACGTGATCAAGAACATCGCGCGCAAGCACGGACGCATCGCGACGTTCATGCCGAAGCCGATCTTCGGCGAGGCCGGCAACGGGATGCACGTGCACCAGCGGCTGACGAAGGGCGGCCGACCGCTGTTCTACGACAACAACGGGAAGCGCTACGCGAACCTCAGCGAGCTGGCGCTGCAGTACATCTCCGGGCTGCTGAAGCACGGCGCCGCCCTGACGGGACTGACCAACCCGTCGACGAATTCGTACAAGCGGCTGGTCGAAGGCTACGAGGCGCCGGTCAACCTGTTCTTCTCGCTCGCCAACCGCTCGGCGGCGATCCGCGTGCCGAAGTATGCCGTCTCGCCGGACGAGAAGCGCATCGAGTATCGCCCGCCGGACTTCACGTGCAACGTGTATCTGGCGCTGGCGGCGATGCTGCTGGCGGGGCTGGACGGGATTCAGCGCAAGCTCGATCCGGCGGCGCACAATTTCGGGCCGTTCGACGTGGACATCGCGAAGCAGAGCCGCGAGTTCCGCAGCCGGCTGACGATGGTGCCGCGGGCGCTGGCGGACGCGCTGACGGCGCTCGAGGCGGACCACGAGTTCCTGCTGCAGGGCGGCACGTTCAGCAAGGACTTCGTACAGGGCTGGGTAGAGACCAAACGGGTGACCGAGGTGGTGCCGATGGCGATTCGCCCGCACCCGTACGAGTACCAGCTTTACTTGGACGCGTAG
- a CDS encoding DUF4230 domain-containing protein, which produces MARETAGHPGLSLPGMVAWPLLIAGLLALLWGAYIIGWHSRPAQFTSSGPRIEEVRRIAKLAVLRVQVANVIEGRTAGAQAAVLVKGDADITVDLDQIEIVARDDAARTATLRIPTPQPDRPRVDHERTKVYELRKTGLAVLNPFADPREDLLVDAMRGAQAEVDRAVRDADFVVKAKEQAEQLLTGFYREMGWTVTIEWK; this is translated from the coding sequence ATGGCGCGCGAGACCGCGGGGCATCCGGGTTTGAGTCTGCCAGGCATGGTGGCCTGGCCGCTGCTGATCGCGGGGCTGCTGGCCCTGTTGTGGGGCGCCTACATCATCGGCTGGCACAGCCGGCCCGCCCAGTTCACGAGTAGTGGGCCGCGGATCGAGGAGGTACGCCGGATCGCCAAGCTCGCCGTGCTGCGCGTCCAGGTGGCGAACGTGATCGAAGGGCGCACGGCGGGAGCGCAGGCCGCCGTATTGGTGAAGGGCGACGCGGACATTACCGTCGATCTGGATCAAATCGAGATCGTCGCGCGCGACGATGCCGCGCGGACAGCGACGCTGCGCATCCCGACGCCGCAGCCGGATCGTCCGCGAGTGGACCACGAGCGGACAAAGGTTTATGAGTTGCGGAAGACCGGCCTGGCGGTGCTCAACCCGTTCGCGGACCCGCGCGAGGACTTGCTGGTGGACGCGATGCGGGGGGCCCAGGCGGAAGTGGACCGGGCCGTGCGCGACGCGGACTTCGTCGTGAAGGCGAAGGAGCAGGCGGAGCAGCTTCTGACCGGCTTCTATCGCGAGATGGGGTGGACTGTCACCATCGAATGGAAATAA